The sequence TCGTGTCGGCCATCGTGCAGGCCTGCGGCGGCAAGCCCGAGGACGTCGAGCAGCAGTGGGTCGCAGCCGCGGCGCACGAGGCGCTCAAGGCCCGCCCGAAGCGGGATGCGCAGGCAGAGCCAGGCGATCAGCACCTGCGCCTGACGGCGCTCTTCGGGCCGGCGCCCATCCCGGTGAACGCCGAGACCGTCGAGGAGTTCATGCGGGACATCAGGCGGGTGAAGGTCTGGGCCCAAGACCCGTCCGTCCGCGTCCTGGCCGTCAAGCTCGACGTGCCGCCCAGCACCTTGCAGGACTTCCTGAGCAACAAGAACGGCACCATGCCGTCCTGGGACATGGTGCTGAACTTCCTGCGCGCCTGCGGGGTCGACCAGGACGCCTACGGCGAGTGGGGCTTCGTCTGGCGCCGGCTCAAGCACCAGGAGACCGAACGCCGCCTGCAACAGCAGCGAGCCAAGCGCCCGATGCGTGTCATCCGCGGCTCCCAGCAGGCGTAGGACGTCGACAAGCGCCAGCAGGCCGCGCGGGAGGCGGTGATGTTCGGGAAGCAACGGCCCTTCGCCAGCGCGGAGGGCCGTTCCCATGCCTGCGCATGCCCCGTGTCCCCGAGGGGCGCCTGTTCCCGAGCCCCTGGGCGTCTGAGCCGGAGCCATGGGCGTTGCGAACCAGCGGGTCGGCGGCCCGGTACGGCCGTCGAAAACAGCGAGCGTGCTCTCGAGTGGTGAAGGTCCGACACCCGCGCGCGAGGTCCGTGCCCGGCGAGTGAGCATGCCCGAACGGGCGAAAAGGGTGGAGATGGCCACCACGGCGGCGTACACCAAGAGGGTGAGCAGGCGACACTGCGCTTGGCGTCCGTGCCCGAACCTGCTGCCGGCCTCGGTGTCGTCGCGCCGCAAATACTGCAGCTCCGCATGCGTGGCCAAGGCCTACCGGGCCCGCAAGAAGGACATCGCCAAGTACGAGATGGCCGTGGCCACGACCCGCGCCCAGCGGGGCGAGGCGAGCAGCGAGCAGCTCGCCCTGGTGGCCATGCAGCCGCGCTGCGCCCACTGCGGGAGAACCATCCCGGCCGGCACCCGCGCCGACGCCCGCTACTGCAGCCGGGCCTGCAAGGCCAAGGCGGCCCGGGCCCGCCGCGTTTTCCGACAGGCCGATCCATGACGCGTACCCGGCGCACTGACACCCCTGCGTGTCATGATCCCTCTCCAGTACAGGGCCCGTGCCGACGGGCGATAACGTTCCTCAGGACGGCCACTCCCACCGTCGCCGCGCCCCCACCTGACCGTGATGCCGGGCCTGTTCCACATCGCGGAGTACGCCCAGCAGATGACCCTGATTAGGTGCCCACCCACGAGGCTGGATAAGCGTGTCCGCCTGACCCTCGCGACGGCGGAGGCACAGAAAGCGATCGCCATGCTGAGCATCACCGCCGGCCTTGCGTCGCACGATTTGGAAGGTGACCATGGCTGCTGACGAAAAGGCCCTGCAGCGTGTGTGGGTCTGCACCGAGGCGGTGGGCCTGGTCCGCGCGGATCGCATCGTGTCGATGACCGTGAACAACTGGCAGGTGAGAGGCGCCCGTGCCGAAGAGGCGGACGCCCATGGCCACGACGTGCTGAGTGCCGCCTTGACGGACGGCACGAGGGTGATCCTGGGCCACTGCGGGACCTTGTCGGGCTGGC comes from Nonomuraea gerenzanensis and encodes:
- a CDS encoding helix-turn-helix domain-containing protein translates to MTMGRPDNPILNSGPTPELVQRLRTLRHNAGLTLRALKERTGYSIGTLSSALAGEKLPSWSIVSAIVQACGGKPEDVEQQWVAAAAHEALKARPKRDAQAEPGDQHLRLTALFGPAPIPVNAETVEEFMRDIRRVKVWAQDPSVRVLAVKLDVPPSTLQDFLSNKNGTMPSWDMVLNFLRACGVDQDAYGEWGFVWRRLKHQETERRLQQQRAKRPMRVIRGSQQA